The sequence CTGGGGCCACCACCTGGGCCGACTGGTCGCACATCCAGACGACGAGCAGCTGATGCTGCGCGTCCTCGGCCTGACCCTGACCGTGGCCGCGCTGGCCGAATTCATTCATGCGTCGGCGGCGGTCGGCGCATTCTTGGTCGGCCTGACGCTCACCGGGGAAACGGCCGACCGTGCACGCCAGGTGCTTACCCCGCTGCGCGACTTGTTTGCGGCGGTATTTTTCGTCGCAATCGGGCTTTCGGTCACTCCCGGCTCGTTGGTCCCGATGTTGCCCGCTGCGTTGGTCCTGGCTCTAGTCACAGCGGCCACCAAGATATGGACGGGACAGTTCGCGGCTCGGCGCGACGGCGTGGCAAGACGCGGTCAGTGGCGCGCTGGCACGGCGCTCATCGCGCGCGGCGAATTCTCGCTCGTCATAATCGGCTTGGTCGGCGCGTCGAGCGCCGCGGTCGGTGCGGTCGCCACGCCATACGTCTTCATCCTCGCGGTCCTCGGTCCAGTGCTGGCGCGGTTCGCCGAAAGGAGATCACGGCCGCTGACTGCCTGAACGCCGGAGCGCGGCCCTCGATGGCATCGACAACCCATTGCGACGCAGCCTGTTTCAGTTCCGACTTGCTCATCTTCGAGCCGTCGACCACGCTGATCCGCCACCGGTCCGCGGGCATGCCCGTCACCCGTGACCACTGCATCTCCGGCCAACCGGCGGTGCTCAGCACGTGCGGCATGTGCCGAGGGTCCGCCGCGTGCTTGCGCATCCAGTCGGCGAAGTAGCAGCACGAATCCATCATTGCGGCGCCTGCAACCGATTCAGCGCCGCCGGCACGGGTGCTCCCCGTAGTGTCGCGGTGTGCAGACGGTGTTCGATTCCCACGTCGACCCTCATCTTGTCGACCGGTCGCTCGCGGGAGGTGCCTTCGGTTCGATGTGGCTGGACATGCCGAGGCCGTCCTATGGAAATCTGTCCGGGTCGCTGACCGCCGACCTCCTCGTGGTCGACGCCGGCTACACCGGCCTGTGGACGGCTTTGCATGCCGCACAACGAAATCCGGACCACAAGGTGGTGGTCGTCGATGCCGACCGCGTCGGATGGGCGGCATCGGGGCGTAACGGCGGCTTCGTCGACGCGAGCCTGACCCATGGCGTCGCGAACGGAAAGCGCGCTGGCCCAACGAGATCGACACGCTCGAGGCAATGGGGCTGGAAAATCTCGACGGTATGCAGGCGGATATCCAGGCCTTGGGCCTCGACTGCGACTGGCAGCGCACCGGCATGCTCTCGGTAGCGACGGAACCCCACCAGGTGGCGTGGCTGCGGGAAGCCGCCGACGACGGGGAAGGGCAGTTCGTCGGGCAGGAAAAGGTCCGCGCCGAAGTCGACTCGCCGACGTACCTGGCGGGCCTGTTCAGCCCGGACACCACCGCCATCGTGCACCCCGCGAAACTCGCGTTCGAACTCGCAAGGGCCTGCGCGGACGCGGGTGTGCGCATCTTCGAGCACACGAACATCACCGGTATGGACGGCTCTGGCGGGCCGATCACGTTCCGGGCGGACACCGCTACGATCACCGCCGATAAGGCTGTGCTCGCCACCAACGTCTTCCCGAGCCTGATCGTGCGCAATCGGCTACGGACGGTGCCGGTCTATGACTACGTGCTGGCCACCGAGCCACTCACCGACGAGCAGCTCGGCCGGATCGGATGGGCGAACCGGCAGGGAATCGGGGACTGCGGCAACCAGTTTCACTATTACCGGCTATCCGCCGACAACCGCATCTTGTGGGGCGGCTACGACGCTGTCTATCACTTCGGCCGCAAGGTCAAACCGGCCTACGAAGACCGGCCTGCCAGCTACCGGCTGCTCGCCGCGCACTTCTTTCTGACCTTTCCCCAACTCGAGGACGTCCGGTTCAGTCATCGCTGGGCCGGCGCCATCGACACCAGCACCCGGTTCTGTGCGCACTGGGGACTCGCTCGCGACGGTCGGGTCGCCTACGTCAACGGCTTCACCGGCCTCGGCGTAGGCGCGGCACGGTTCGCCGCCGATGTCTGCCTCGATCTGCTCCACGGGCGACCGAGCGAGCGCACCGAATTGGAAATGGTGCGCAAGCGGCCGCTGCCGTTCCCACCCGAGCCGCTCGCCAGCGTCGGAATCCAGGCCACCCGATGGTCGCTCGACCGCGCCGACCACTCGGCGGGGCGGCGCAATCTGTTGCTGCGAACGCTCGATGCGCTCGGGCTGGGCTTCGATTCGTGAGTGTCCAGGTAGCGTTTGCACGACGTTCGGATTGGCGCGATCCGAACCGCACACATCGATAACCATGATCAGTAAGCTCAGCCGCGTTGGGTTTGGGGAACAGACGTCCCCGTCGATCCTCGACAGGATGTTTCCTCGAGAAAGGACGTGAAGGACGTGACTGACAGGCTCGCCATCGGCGAGAAGCTCGAACGAGGGCAAACGCTGACGTCGAAGAACGGGGCGTACACGCTCACCCTGCAAGACGACGGGAACCTGGTGCTGGCCGCGCAGGGTCAGGCCGTCTGGGCGACGGGCACCGACGGCCAGGACGCCGAGCGCCTCGAGGTGCAAGGACGGCAACGTTGTCCTCTACACGTCGGACAAGCCGATCTGGCATACGGATACCAAGGGCGCCAGAGACATTCGGCTGATCCTGCAGGACGACCGCAACGTAGTCGTCTACGGATTCGACGGCGTCGCCTGGGCGTCGGGTACGAACACCGACGAGGCGCCGCCACCGCCGATCATCGGGGACGCCGCGGCGCCCGAGGCCGCGCCCGAGGTGGCACCGGCCGCGGCGGAGGAACCGCTGCCGCCCGCCGAGGCTCCGGCACCACCGCCACCACCACCACCGCCACCACCGCCACCACCGCCGCCGGCTCCTCGCACGTACACGGTGGTCTCCGGCGACACCCTGTGGGCGATCGCCGAGCGCTTCTACGGCGACGGCAACAAATATCACCAGATCGCTGGCGCCAGCGGCATCAGCAACCCTGACCTGATTCATCCGGGCCAGGTGCTGACCATCCCTTAGCCGAAGTGACGCAGGCGGCCCGGGTCGAATGACCCGGGCCGCCTTGCTGTGTGGACCCTCGCCGGTAGGGTGGAGGGCCACTGACCCCAACGAATCGGAGATCACAGTGCGCCGACAGTGGTTGCGCTCGTTGGCCGCAGCGGCGGCCGCCCCCATCTTTGCGCTGACCATTCCCTCTGCGCCCGCACATGCCGAACCCGGCGTGCTGGTCTACCCGGGGATGGAGATCCGCCAGGGCTCGAGCGTGTGCACGCTCGGGTTCGTCGACCTGGCAGCGCGCACGGCGTTCACCGCGGGTCACTGCCGCGGCAACGGACCGGTGGTGGACCGGGACAACAATCCGATCGGCGCGCTGACGGTGTTCCGCGACAACACCCCCGACGGCGCGACCGTGGCCACCGATCACATGATCTCCGATTGGGAGGCCATCGGCATCGCGCCGGACGCCGCCGTCAACGACATCCTGCCCGGGGGGCGCATTCTCTTCTTCGATCCCGGCATCGTGCCCGCGCCGGGTCTTCCGATCTGCCACTTCGGCGTGATCACCGGGGAGAGTTGCGGAACCATCGAGGCGGTCAACAACGGGTGGTTCACGATGACCAACGGCGTCGTCAGCCAGAAGGGCGATTCCGGCGGCCCGGTGTATGTCGTGACCCCCGACGGGCGCGCCGCGATCGTGGGCATGTTCAACAGCACGTGGGGCAACTTTCCGGCGGCGGTGTCCTGGCAGACCGTCAGCCAGCAGGCCCGCGAAGACGTCCTGCAGTCTGCATCCGGCACCCGCTGAGCACAGTAATAAAGGCTTGACTTATATAAGTCCTGGCTTTTAATCTCGGCTGGTGCACGCGTTCGACGTCCTCGGTGACCCGGTTCGGCGGCGCATCCTCGAACTGCTCGTCGACGGTGAGCAGACCGCGGGCGCGGTCGGCGCGGCCATCCAGGCCGAGTTCGAGATCAGCCAGCCCGCGGTCTCGCAGCACTTGAAGGTCTTGCGGGACAACGGTTTCACCTCCGTCCGCCCGGACGGGCAGCGGCGGCTGTACGCCGTCAACGGCGAGGCGCTGCGGGATGTCGACGAGTGGCTGGCCGGCTTCCGCCGCTTCTGGGCGCCGAAACTCGACGCACTCGCCACCGAGATCGCCCGCGGAAAACGACAATGACGAAGGAGCGCACCATGATCGACGTCGATCAGCAGATCAGCGCCGTACGGCGCACGGTCGGCGACCGGACACTGGAGGCAGGGGAGGCCCGCGTCGTCACCATCAGCCAGTCGTACGACACCGACGCCGCCGACCTGTGGGACGCCTGCACGAACATCGAACGCATTCCGCGGTGGTTCCTGCCGATCACCGGCGACCTCCGCGTCGGCGGCCGATATCAACTCGACGGCAACGCCAACGGCACCGTTCTCACGTGCGATCCGCCCCGTGAATTCACCGCAACGTGGGAGTTCGGCGGCGGTGTCAGCTGGATCGAGGTGCGGATCTTCGACGAAGGGGCGCAACGTTCGCGCTTCGAACTCCAACACGTCGCGCACGTAGACGATCACTGGGAGCAGTTCGGTCCCGGCGCCGTGGGGATGGGTTACGACGGCGCGCTCGTGGGCCTCTCAGTTCATCTGTCCACCGGCGCGACCGTCGAACCGTCGGCGGGCCAGGAATGGATGGCCTCAGCGGACGGCCGCCGATTCACCCGAGAGTCCGGCGAGGCGTGGTATGCGGCGAACGTGGCGGGCGGCGCCGATCCCGAGTGGGCACGCGACGCCGCGGATCGGTGCATCGCCGCCTACCTGGGAGAGAACTAGAACACGTTCTAGCCAGCGGCGCACACCGGAGATATCCTCATGTGCGATGCATGACCAGACACCTGTCCAGATCGCGTGGGTGACGACCGATCTTGACGCCACCGAAAGGGCGCTGACCACGCTGTTGGGCGCTCGCAAGTGGATCCGCGTGCCAGAGGTGCACTTCGGCCCGGACACCTGCGTCTATCGCGGACAACCAGCCGATTTCACCGCGCACATCTCGTTCAGCTACGCCGGCGACACCCAGCTCGAGTTGATCTCGCCGGTCACCGGCGACAGCGTCTACAGCGAGTTCCTGGATCGGGCTGGCCCTGGACTGCACCACATCTGCCGGAGGTCGACGATGTCGATGCCGCAATCGGATCCGCTGAGGTGGTGCAGCGCGGCACCATGCCCGGCGGAATGGAGTTCGCCTATGTCAGCGACCAGGCGGCCGGCGTGCCCTACATAGAGATCGCGCGCATCCCGCCCGAGATACGGGCGTTCTTCGATCACGTGAAGCAGGAGCAACGGTGAGTACTGAGATACCGGAGACTGTGGACGCCGCAGACATCTCCAGTTGGTCCGACGACGTCGACGTCGTGGTGATCGGCTTCGGCATCTCCGGCGGAGCGGCCGCGATCAGCGCGGCGGCTGCGGGCGCCCGGGTGCTGGTGCTCGAGAAGGCCGCCGCGGCAGGCGGCACGACCGCAATGGCGGGCGGGCACTTCTATCTCGGTGGCGGGACTGCGGTGCAACGGGCCACCGGGCACGAGGACACCGCCGAGGAGATGTACAAGTACCTCGTGGCGGTGTCGCCGGAGCCGGATCACGAAAAGATCCGGGCGTACTGCGAAGGCAGTGTCGAGCACTTCAACTGGTTGGAGGAGTTGGGCTTTCAGTTCGAACGCAGCTTCTATCCCGGTAAGGTCGTCGTCCCGCCCGGCACCGAAGGGTTGTCGTACACCGGAAACGAGAAGGTGTACCCCTTCACCGAGAAGGCCAAGCCGGCGCCTCGCGGCCACTCGGTGCCGGTGCCCGGTGAACTCGGCGGCGCAGCCATGGTCATCGATCTGATGCTCAAGCGCGCCGCCGAACTCGGGGTGCAGATCCGTTACGAGACAGGCGTGACGAACCTCGTCGTCGACGAGGACAGTCACCCAGGCCGCGTGGTCGGCGTCGCATGGAAGCACTTCACCGAAACCGGCGCGGTCAAGGCAAAGGCGGTCATCATCGCCGCGGGCGGGTTCGCCATGAACCCCGAGATGGTCGCCGAGCACACGCCGGCCCTCGGACACAAGCGCCGCACCAAGCACCACGGCGTCGTCGAGCCCTACATCCTCGGTAACCCCAACGACGACGGCCTCGGTATCCGGATGGGGGTCTCCGCCGGCGGAGTCGCAACGAACCTGGATCAGCTCTTCATCACCGCGGCGGCGTACCCGCCGGAGATCCTGCTGACGGGCATCATCGTCAACAAGGACGGCAAGCGATTCGTGACGGAGGACTCCTACCACTCGCGCACGTCGGCGTTCGTGCTCGAGCAGCCCGAGCAGGTCGCGTACCTCATCGTCGACGAGGAACACATGCAGATGCCCGAGATGCCGCTGATCAAGTTCATCGACGGCTGGGAGACCGTCGAGGAGATGGAGGCGGCGCTGGACATCCCGCAGGGCCACCTCATCTCGACCCTCGACCGGTACAACGAACATGCGGCCAACGGGGAGGATCCCGACTTCGGAAAACAGCCGGATTATGTTGCGCCCCAGACAAAGGGACCGTGGGCGGCATTCGATCTGTCGCTGGGTCGCGCGATGTACTCGGGCTTCACGATGGGCGGGCTGGCGGTGACGATAGACGGGCAGGTTCTGCGGGACGACGGCAGCGTGGTCGGCGGCCTGTACGCCGCGGGCGCCTGCGCCTCGAACATCGCGCAGGACGGCAAGGGCTACTCCAGCGGCACCCAGCTGGGCGAGGGTTCCTTCTTCGGCCGCCGCGCCGGGAACCACGCGGCACGCTGCTAGACCGGCGCAAGCCGCCAGCCGCCGTCGCCGAGCAGTTCCAGCCTGCGGTCGTGATGCTGATCGAGCGTGGGACGATGGCTGACGCTGACCACGATGCAGTCGGGCAGCTGGCTACGCAGCGCGCGATAAAGCGCGAACTCCTGACCCTCGTCGAGCGCCGACGTCGCCTCGTCGAGGAACACCACCTTCGGTTCGGCGAGCAGGACGCGCGCGAACGCGATGCGTTGTTGCTCACCCGGGGAAAGGATCTTCGACCAGTCGGCCACCTCGTCGAGGCGGCTGCCCAGATGCCCGAGCGACACCGTGTCGAGCGCCGCGCGGACCTCCTCGTCGGAATATCTGCCCCCGGCGGACGGATAGCAAATCACCCCACGCAGGTCCCCGAGCGGAACGTAGGGCAGCTGGGAGAGGAAGATCGTGTCGTCCTCCGGGCGCCGCACAGTGCCCGACGTGAACGGCCACAGCTGCGCCAGGCTGCGGAGCAGGGTGGTCTTGCCGCTGCCCGAACCCCCGGTGATCACCAAGGACTCGCCCGGATCGAGCCGGACGTCGAGCGGGTCGATCAGCTGCGCGCCCGTGGGCGTCCGCACCTCGACGTTGGTCAGGTCGAGCGATCCGTCGGCGCTCGGCAGCGCCGTCAAGGTCGGTAGCTCCCTTGCGGTTTCGTTGGAGAGCACAAGGCCGTGCAGTCGGATGATGGCCGCACGGTAGCTGGCGAAAGCGTCGTAAACCGAGCGGAAGAACGACAACGAGCCCTGTAGCTGATTGAACGCGCTCGACGACTGGGTGACATCGCCGAACGCGATCTCGCCGGCGAACAGCCGTGGTGCCTGGACTATGGTCGGTAGCGGGTCGACGATCTCGTTCATCGACCTGTTCCAGCCGAGGAAGGCGATACCGCGTCGGACGAATGCCCGGTAGTTGGCGATGATCGCCGAGAAGCGGGTCATCAATTCGCCGCGTTCGGCTCGATCGCCTCGGTAAAAGCCGATGGCCTCGCCTGCCTCGCGCACACGGACAAGTGCATATCGAAAGGCCGCATTGGTGAGTTCGTTGCGGAATGACAGCCGGATCAGCGGACGACCGATCCAGAACGCGACGACGGTGGTGAAGAAGACGTACAGCAGCGCGATCCAGAACAACGCCTTGGGTACGGTGAGGCCGAACAGCGTCAGCGGTCCAGACAACCCCCAGAGGATCGGGGTGAACTCGACAACTGACACAATCGCGAAAATCGTTCCGAACAGCAGGGTCTGAGCGGTGCCCACGGTCGGCGTGTTCGTCTCCGGGCCGGTGCCGGTGGTGAAGATGTCGATGTCCTGCTGGATACGTTGGTCGGCGTTGTCGATCGGACGGTCGATGAACCGTCCGCGATAGTGGGCGTCGCCGTCCAACCAGTCGCCGGTCAGCCGGTGCGTGAGCCACACGCGCCATCGAATGATGAAGCGCTGCATCAAATAGGTGTCGAGCAGGGTGCGGGTCACCCTGGCCACGACCAATGCGGCAAGGATCAAGATTGCTTTCCAGAAGCCCTGTATAGCAATAGTTTTCGCGTCTCCCTGACCTTCGAAGGCTGCCTGCATCGCGGAGAACTGGTCGTTCGACTGGTAGGTGAACAGGACGACGATGCGGACGTCGATCATCACCAACAGCAGCAGCAGACCCAGCAGTACCCACACCGGGACACTGTCGCGTCCGGTGAAGTAGTCACCCGTGACTCGCCAGAACTGTCTGCCCCAGATCGTGAAGCGGGCGAGCAGGGCGCAGACGACCACGACGCCAATCGCGGCGAGCACCCATGCCTTCGCCACCCACAACGCCGACGCGACAAGCTCGTCGCCCCAAACCAGGGACGGCGTATAGGTTTCCATGCGGGGAAACTACCCCGCCATGGTCACACCGGCGCGGGTTCTGCTTGCTCGCCCGAGACCCGGCCGAACCGCCAATCGCCCCCGCCGAGCAGTTCGAGCTCGTGCGTGTGGTGCTGCTCGACGGTCTTGCGGTGGCTGACGCTGACCAGGATGGTGTCCGGCAATTCCGTGCGCACCAGGTCGTAGAGCATATACTCCAAGCCCTCGTCGAGTGCCGACGTCGCCTCGTCGAGGAAGGCGGCCTTCGGCTTGGTCAGCAGGATTCGAGCGAATGCGATCCGCTGCTGTTCACCGGGAGAAAGCACTTTCGCCCAGTCCTGCACCTCATCGAGACGGTGGACCAGGTGCAGCAGCGCCACCTTTTCCAGCATGCGGCTCAACGTCCGATCGTCGATCGTGCCTTCCTCGTTCGGATAGCTGACGACCGCGCGCAGGTCGCCGAGCGGCACATATGGCAGCTGGGACAGGAACATCGTCTCGTTCGGTCCGCACGGCCGCGTGAGTGTGCCCGAGGTGAACGGCCACAATTCGGCGAGGCTGCGCAACAGCGTCGTCTTGCCGACGCCCGACTTGCCGGTGACAACCATGGTGTCGCCGATTTCGAGGCGCAGATCCAGCGGGTTGATGAGCTGCTGGGCGTCGGGTGTGCGGACCTCGACGTCGGTCAGCTGCACGGTGCCGTCGACACAGGGCGTCGTCGTGATCTCCGGGAGCTCACGACCTTCCTCATTGGCGGTGACCAGTCCGTGCAGCCGGATGATGGCGGCCCGGTAGCCCGCGAAGGTGTCGTACACCTGGCGGAAGAACGAGAGGCCGTCCATGATCGCGCCGAACGCTGACGCGGACTGTGTCATTGCGCCCAACGGGATCTCGCCGTTATAGAAACGCGGGAACTGCAGCAGGTAGGGCAGCGGGACTATGAGCTGGCTCATCGACCAGTTCCAGCCGTTGAAGCCGAGCGATCGCAGCACATAGCGCTTGTAGTTGCTGACCACCGGCGCGAACAGCTTGCGCAGCCCGGTCCGCTCGGCCGCCTCTCCCCGGTAGAACGCGACGGCCTCTGACGCATCGCGCAGTCGCACAAGAGCGTACCGGAACGCCGCGTTGAACTTCTCGTTGCGGAATGACAGCCAGATGATCGGCCTGCCGATCCAGAACGCGATGACCGATGCGAAGAGCACGAAGACGATGCCGATCCAGAACATCGCCCTCGGCAACTCGTAATCCATCATCGGGATCATCATGGGTCCGGACAGGTTCCACAGGATCGCGGTGAACGAGATCATCGAGGCGACCGCGTCGATTGCGCCGAACAGCAG is a genomic window of Mycobacterium sp. ITM-2016-00318 containing:
- a CDS encoding helix-turn-helix transcriptional regulator produces the protein MHAFDVLGDPVRRRILELLVDGEQTAGAVGAAIQAEFEISQPAVSQHLKVLRDNGFTSVRPDGQRRLYAVNGEALRDVDEWLAGFRRFWAPKLDALATEIARGKRQ
- a CDS encoding SRPBCC family protein; its protein translation is MIDVDQQISAVRRTVGDRTLEAGEARVVTISQSYDTDAADLWDACTNIERIPRWFLPITGDLRVGGRYQLDGNANGTVLTCDPPREFTATWEFGGGVSWIEVRIFDEGAQRSRFELQHVAHVDDHWEQFGPGAVGMGYDGALVGLSVHLSTGATVEPSAGQEWMASADGRRFTRESGEAWYAANVAGGADPEWARDAADRCIAAYLGEN
- a CDS encoding FAD-binding protein — its product is MSTEIPETVDAADISSWSDDVDVVVIGFGISGGAAAISAAAAGARVLVLEKAAAAGGTTAMAGGHFYLGGGTAVQRATGHEDTAEEMYKYLVAVSPEPDHEKIRAYCEGSVEHFNWLEELGFQFERSFYPGKVVVPPGTEGLSYTGNEKVYPFTEKAKPAPRGHSVPVPGELGGAAMVIDLMLKRAAELGVQIRYETGVTNLVVDEDSHPGRVVGVAWKHFTETGAVKAKAVIIAAGGFAMNPEMVAEHTPALGHKRRTKHHGVVEPYILGNPNDDGLGIRMGVSAGGVATNLDQLFITAAAYPPEILLTGIIVNKDGKRFVTEDSYHSRTSAFVLEQPEQVAYLIVDEEHMQMPEMPLIKFIDGWETVEEMEAALDIPQGHLISTLDRYNEHAANGEDPDFGKQPDYVAPQTKGPWAAFDLSLGRAMYSGFTMGGLAVTIDGQVLRDDGSVVGGLYAAGACASNIAQDGKGYSSGTQLGEGSFFGRRAGNHAARC
- a CDS encoding ABC transporter ATP-binding protein/permease: METYTPSLVWGDELVASALWVAKAWVLAAIGVVVVCALLARFTIWGRQFWRVTGDYFTGRDSVPVWVLLGLLLLLVMIDVRIVVLFTYQSNDQFSAMQAAFEGQGDAKTIAIQGFWKAILILAALVVARVTRTLLDTYLMQRFIIRWRVWLTHRLTGDWLDGDAHYRGRFIDRPIDNADQRIQQDIDIFTTGTGPETNTPTVGTAQTLLFGTIFAIVSVVEFTPILWGLSGPLTLFGLTVPKALFWIALLYVFFTTVVAFWIGRPLIRLSFRNELTNAAFRYALVRVREAGEAIGFYRGDRAERGELMTRFSAIIANYRAFVRRGIAFLGWNRSMNEIVDPLPTIVQAPRLFAGEIAFGDVTQSSSAFNQLQGSLSFFRSVYDAFASYRAAIIRLHGLVLSNETARELPTLTALPSADGSLDLTNVEVRTPTGAQLIDPLDVRLDPGESLVITGGSGSGKTTLLRSLAQLWPFTSGTVRRPEDDTIFLSQLPYVPLGDLRGVICYPSAGGRYSDEEVRAALDTVSLGHLGSRLDEVADWSKILSPGEQQRIAFARVLLAEPKVVFLDEATSALDEGQEFALYRALRSQLPDCIVVSVSHRPTLDQHHDRRLELLGDGGWRLAPV
- a CDS encoding ABC transporter ATP-binding protein/permease, which codes for MESESAGFTPTRDWGNELWASLSWLAQAWTIAAIATLIICVLLVRYTVWGRQFWRITGDYFTGADSVRVWLWLAVILLLVLIGVRLSVLLSFQSNDMLTSFQVIEAGREAAAAGDETIKRSGSDGFYMSISVFSILAAIFIARLLLDMFLVQRFCLAWRAWLTDRLTGDWLDGKAYYRARFIDDKIDNPDQRIQSDIDIFTAGNGPLPNVPYYYSQNTLLFGAIDAVASMISFTAILWNLSGPMMIPMMDYELPRAMFWIGIVFVLFASVIAFWIGRPIIWLSFRNEKFNAAFRYALVRLRDASEAVAFYRGEAAERTGLRKLFAPVVSNYKRYVLRSLGFNGWNWSMSQLIVPLPYLLQFPRFYNGEIPLGAMTQSASAFGAIMDGLSFFRQVYDTFAGYRAAIIRLHGLVTANEEGRELPEITTTPCVDGTVQLTDVEVRTPDAQQLINPLDLRLEIGDTMVVTGKSGVGKTTLLRSLAELWPFTSGTLTRPCGPNETMFLSQLPYVPLGDLRAVVSYPNEEGTIDDRTLSRMLEKVALLHLVHRLDEVQDWAKVLSPGEQQRIAFARILLTKPKAAFLDEATSALDEGLEYMLYDLVRTELPDTILVSVSHRKTVEQHHTHELELLGGGDWRFGRVSGEQAEPAPV